The nucleotide sequence TCCATACCCATATGCAACCAAGAATAtacagaagaagaacaCGACTCTTAAAATGGGACTTTGGTATTGTAATTGTAGGATTTCTGCTCTCCTGATACCAATAGACTTGGTTGTTGTATTCAATGCTTCCTTTTCCCCATGGGATTGTGCTGAAACTTCGCCTTCATCACCAGAATAAGTTTTGTTATCCTTCTCAGTTTCTTCGTaactttcaacttttgttgGCTCTACTCGATCCATGTTTGTTATGATTAATTGGTTCTTTTAAGACAATTGAATCACTCGTAATAATCTGGCTGACTTTGATGGAAGTTCGGGACATTTTATATTCCAAAGCAAGATACTTCATAAAATTCCTATTGCAAAACGTATAACATTACCCGGGAGTGAATTCTTTTTGTACCACAATGTCTTTGTAACATTAGTCCAAAACTTAATtgttcatcatcataaGTGATATCgaaatcaaaaaagaaacatttagcatcaaatcaaaaccagCCAATCAACTAATGTTGTAGCCTTTGCGCCCTTGGTTTTGTACCTGCTTCCCATTTGCCGTATGGTTCTCAACTTTTCTTGGTATCCCACCTTTTATATATAATCCCTTTCAaatgacaagaaaaaaaatgaattACTAATTGCTAAATGTCAAACATTTGTGTAACCCTATGTTATTTTAGTTTTGCTATCTTTTTCATCTAAATCCACCCCCTCACGAGCCTATTCAGACGTTTTTCATCGTTAAGTTAGCTCTATAAAACACTATTTTGGCTCTTCCTATAAAAAGTGGAGTGGAAACTACCAATGtaatttcaatactttattggaaaattgaGTCGTAATTCGTCACCTTTCTGGGACGTCTACATATACACTTCTCTTCAAACACAATAAGGTGAAAATTTATTTCCTAATTTCTCCTTCCTTTGAACAAGGATGAAGTCCCAAGAAAGCTGCACGCCTGTCACACAATCTTATATAATACGATATTTCTTGTCATATTGCCAGATCTGCTTTTGTGCGACTAATAATACTCTTGTGTGATTTATTGTGAATGAAACGTAATTAATCACAAAATGGGCAATTAAATAAACTCATTTTCCTCACATCATAAAAAATATGAAGCGGATTTATTGACAAGAAATTATTGACATGAAGACGTCTTAGGTAATTCGGTTATGACTCAATGAAAAAAACTCATTACGATCTACCCGCCTTGTTGACTATAAGCCCCGTCACAAGTGCAGGCCGATGTCGGGTGAGATTATTTCTTGGATTCTATATTACATCCCAACAACTCGACTGGGAAATAAGCACCTTGCAGTATCAAAAAGATGGAACAATACTTGAAATCGAAGTAGTTGCTTCGCCTATCGAACAATAATCGTAAGTAATCTACCTCAAATATGCGAATTGCAATCAAATACGCCTTGGTTGCAAACTCAAACtagaaaattcaaatatggTTATGGCCCACGATAGCTTTCCTTTCGTTCGGAATAAAGTATTAAAACCGCTAACGGTACTTCTCGTCTTTAATTACAATCTAAATTCATTTCGTCTGTCTATAAAGTGTACATTATACTGGCTTACCGCCAATAAATTCGCTCCATCTTTGAACTTCCTCTGGGACAACAACATTTTGGGgaacttcatcaaatttagttttattttgaatCTTTACCTTCAAACAAGAAGCAAATAACTGTGATGTGTTTGGCTCATTGAACAATGGAATGGCGAAATCAATGGCATTTCTTCTCATTACATAATCCTCATCCAACAAATCTTGGGCTCTTGACTTGGCTAAGTTAAATACAGCGCCAATGTTTTTGTCCTGGAAAATTTCACGTAAAGCACGTTTATCTGTTTTAGGGAAATCAATTACTTCAACTGGCTCGGAAACATTCTTAGAAATATAATCTGCTACTGGTTGACTAGCAGTGTAAAAGTTGTAACCTAATCCAGACAACTCTTTGGCGACATTTCCAAGCTTATCATTGCCTAAATCACCACCAAACAAAATACCTTGCCCAGGTAATGGCACATGGAAATTCATAGTTGATTGCATACTAGTCCAGTAAGCTTCACGTAAATCTCTACCAAAACAAGCAACCTCACCTGTAGATGCCATCTCAACTCCCAAGAATGGATCTGCGCCTGCCAACCTAGTAAATGAGAATTGCGGTACCTTAGTAGCAACACGGTCGTATTTTTGGTCCATAAGATTGACAGGTTGTGGGACGCCTTCTTTTATGAGGGCTTTTACAGCGACATCAATAAAGTTGATACCAAGCACTTTTGAAACGAATGGGAAAGAACGGGATGCACGAATATTACATTCAATAACCTTTAATTCACAaccttcatcatcaagGGTTCCGTCTTGgtcatttttgataatttgcATATTGAATGGTCCCGTGATTTTCCAAGCTTCGGCAACCTTATCTGCAATGGTTTTCAAACGGTTCAACAAAACTGCTGATAAATTTTGTGGAGGTAAAACCAAAGTGGCATCTCCAGAGTGAACACCTGCATTTTCAACATGCTCAGAAACAGCATGAACCAAGACTTGACCTTCATTTGCAACagcatcaatatcaatttcttgtgcaccttcaatgaatttggagATAACAACTGGATGATCGCGTGAGACCTTCGAAGCGTTTGATAATTTCGCGtccaattcatctttgCTCTTGATGACTGACATTGCAGCTCCAGATAAAACGTATGAAGGACGCACAAGTACTGGATATCCTACTTCATCGGCAAAGATTTCGGCTTCCTCAATTGAAGTTAATTCTTTCCATGCTGGTTGATCTACTCCAATAGAGTCAAGAATCTGGGAGAACTTGTGACGATCCTCAGCTTTATCAATATCTTCTGGGTTGGTTCCAAGAACATTACAACCATTGCTTTGTAATGACAATGCGATATTTTGTGGTAATTGGCCTCCCACTGAGACAACAACACCGGATGAGTGTTCCAATTCGTAAATATCCAATACCCTTTCCAATGACAATTCCTCAAAGTATAACCTGTCAACTTCGTCGAAATCAGTAGATACAGTTTCCGGATTATAGTTGATCATTATTGTCTTTTTACCACTTTCTCTCAATGCACGAGCAGTCGACACGGCACaccaatcaaattcaacgGAGGAACCAATTCTATAAACACCAGAGCCCAACACCAATGTACCTttatcattgaaatcaatatcagAGCTAGTGGCATTGTAGGTGGTGTACAAGTAGTTGGTATTTGCTGGGAATTCAGCCGCCAATGTGTCAATCTTCTTTACAAATGGAATAATACCATAATCCTTCCTCACTTTCCTCActtccaattccaatgcTCCAACACAAAGACCAATTTGCTTATCTGAAAATCCCAATTTCTTGGCACGACTCATCAAATCGCTATTAACGTTTGACAATCCACCTACAAATTCCAATTCGCGGTACATATTTACAATGTTCATCAATTTGTACAAAAAccatttatcaatttttgtcAAATCATGAACTTTATCAACCGAATAGTTTTCATGTAACAAAGCTTGTCCAACGGCTAACCATCTTCTGTCAGTGGGGTTTTGCAAAGTCTCGTCCAAGTTCTCAAAATAGTCCCCTTGAAAACCGATATATGAAGGATCAATTTGTCTAATTGCTTTTTGGAAAGATTCCTCAAAATTTCTTCCAATAGCCATAACCTCGCCGACCGACTTCATTGCCGATCCAATATCACGCTTGACGTGTTGGAATTTCGACAAGTCCCAACGTGGAATCTTGGTGACAATGTAATCCAAAGATGGCTCAAAGTTTGCCGATGTGGTTTTGGTAACAGGGTTTGGCAACTCAGGTAAAGTGTGACCTAGGGCGATCTTGGCAGCAGTATATGCCAATGGGTATCCAGTAGCCTTCGAAGCCAAGGCTGAAGAACGTGACAAACGAGCATTCACTTCAATGACCCTGAAATCCAAACCATCTGGTTGCAATGCATATTGAACATTACATTCACCAACCACACCCAAATGTCTAATAATTTTAATTGCAGCAGTTCTCAACATATGGTATTCTTCGTCACTCAAAGTTTGTGATGgagcaacaacaatggaGTCACCAGTATGGATACCCAAAGGATCAAAGTTTTCCATATTACAAACAGTGATACAGTTTCCAACACGGTCACGAACGACTTCATACTCTACTTCCTTCCAGCctttcaatgatttttcGACCAAAATTTGTGGTGCCAAGGAAAGTGATTGAGCAgctaaattttttaattcatCCTTGTTAGCAGCAAATCCAGAGCCAAGACCACCTAATGAGTAAGCCGACCTGACAATAATTGGATACCCAACTGAATCAGCAGCTTTTAAAGCATCATCGACAGTTTCAACAGCAATGGATTCAGCAATTGGTATGTCAATTTCCTTTAATGCTTGAGCGAATAAATCACGGTCCTCAGAAGTTTCCAAAGTTTTGATTGGTGTTCCTAAAACCTTGACACCGTATCTATCAAAAACACCCATCTTGTCTAGCTTTACACCGACGTTCAATCCTGTTTGACCGCCAAATGTTAATAAAATACCATCTGGcctttctctttcaattATATAGGTAATGTATTCTGGTGTCACTGGCAAATAGTAAATTTCATCAGCTAACGCATGAGAAGTTTGATTCGTGGCAATATTTGGGTTTATTAGAATAGATTGTTTGTTAGCCTCTTTCAATGCCTTAATAGCTTGTGACCCTGAATAATCGAATTCACCAGCTTGCCCAATAGATAAACCGCCAGATCCAATCACGAGCACTTTAGAAACATCGACTAGCTTGTGTGCGTGTTCgtctttgaatttcttcaacaaatcaccaCCAGCATATTTCAATGCTTCATCATTTATCGATGGGATGCTCTTGTTCTCATGGGTGTCTGCGCTTGTAGCGAAGTTAAATCTTTGTACTGGTATCGATGCTCTTGGTAAAAGTTTGAGCCCGCTTGATAATAGTTTGATATTATTTCTCAACATCATTGAATAGTGTGCAAATAAAGTCGTTGTTGAGTATAGCAATTGACTtgacaaaagaagaagaaaggaggaaaaagagattgaaatttataatagaaaaattttcataaTGAGTCAACAGTTTttaaacaatgaaatttttttctctgGTATGAAAAATTAACCGCGAtgtaaaatcaatttcccaatttgaaatattaGATATAGattacaaaagaattgggtGGCTGTACACTACCACCCAATTACAAGGTTGCTTGGGGATTTTTCAGTTAGGAAAAACTACAAGTAGCAATGAAATGCTGGCTCGAGAGTAATAAGTTCCATGTCAAAATCGTTACTTTTTGGTCATTGGTGTACCCCAAAGATGCTATCTTTTATTCGTGAACGCCTAATTCACATTATTGTTGTAACCTTGGTGATGTCACCTACACATTTGTGATACAAAAAACATAGCTTTCGCTACCTTTTTCGATTCATTTAAACTTCATCACGATCAAGTTCTTTCCTGCTAAAGCTCAGGCTTTGGAAAGTTCNNNNNNNNNNNNNNNNNNNNAAAAGTTTGCATAAGGGATTGTATCTACATATCTATTAATAAACTATTTACAGTGTGGGACAAGTTGTCTATATGTACGTGGTATCTGCCCTCCTGTTGCTGTCCGTCTCTTCTTTTCCCTCTCACTTCAATGTCTACCATGGGGAGCTTCTTGCCCAATATTACTACTATTGGTATACCCGTCATGTTGGATTGCTTTATCTTGAGTCCAAGGGATTCATCTCTGTCGTCTAGCTTGTAGTCAAAATCCATCTTGGAATACACATCCCCAAAACCGTCATTCTTTGTCGCTTCAACAACTGTAACCTCCCACGGTGCAAGGCTCCGTGGCCAGCGTAACCCGTCATTGTCACGATTGATCTCTGCAATCGCCGCAACAATTCGGCTAACACCTATACCATAACATCCCATCATTACCGTCTTGTTCACAACCTTCCCCTCCTCTGGCACATCCACCGTTAACCCCAATGGCTTTGAGTACTTATCACCTAGGTAAAAAGTGTGGCCTACCTCAATGGCTTTCTGCTCACTTAAAGTACCTCTATCGCACTCACCGCATATCTCGCCCCCCTCGGCAAGAACTATAGGCACATCAGTCAACGTTGTGATCATAGATCTGTTGTGGAAATCTACAGGAAAATCAGGAAAATTAGATCTCGAATTCAACCGTGCATCCATCACACGAACAACTCTTTTTGACAATTCGTCAACTTGTGAAAATTCTGTAAACGCTTTGTCCTCCGGAACATCCAACACTATGTCGGGTACTTCAAGCTGTACAAATTTCGGCTCAAGTGTCCTTCCTGTGGGATAGTATGCACATACCAACGTTGATTTATCCTTTGTGATGAAGTACCTTACTGATACATCTCCCCCTGTGGCTGATTCATTGTCTTTGGGAAACGATATTGTCTTTTCCTGGTTGGACACATGACCACATGAGTCGCAAGAAAGCACTGTATCCTCTCCCGTGGCATTCAAATAGTGCCATTCGTGGCTCATATCTCCACCAATGTCACCACTATCTGCTTGTGCTTTGGCATATGGAATTCCCAACTCCTCAAAAATCTTGTGATAAGCACCAACGACTGACCTGTATGTCTCTAATGCTTTCTCCTCGTTGACGTCAAATGAATATCCGTCCTTCATTAAAAATTCCTTTCCCCGAAGTAAGCCTCCTCTCGGCCTTTTCTCATCACGGAACTTCTCTTTAATCTGGTAAAACTTGAGTGGCAATTGCTTATAACTATCCAATGCCTGTCTAGCGTACTGTGTAATCTCCTCCTCACACGTCGGAACAACTAGAAAGTCTGGTTCTTGTTTACCATTCTGTAGTTTGAAAATCTCCGGTTGATTCCATCTGCCAGTCTTTATCCACCCTGCTTTGTACGATAGTAAGGATAAACCCAACTCTTCAAACTGTATACTATCCAAGTGCTTCCGGATTATGGCACTAATCTTGCTTTGAATGAGAAGGCCCGTCTTTGACCAATTGACTAGTCCGGAACGTGGATACGATACAATACCTACCCTCGATAGTAGCTCCAGTGTGGGCACACTGGGGTCCAACTTGAATTTGGCAAGCTGGTTGCCATATAGCTTGGGCACTCTGTGAATCATGAAGTGGTAACATTGAGGTAAAATCTTCGCTACCAACTACGTTTCATAAGAACATTGTTCAACTATACAAGTCGACCATGTGTACGCAATTTGTATTATCCTATATGTCTACTTAAACAATTCACTCAACTTTGCCGTGATATCTTGGTAGACATCATCACCATAAGATTTCAAGTGCTCCAATGACTTACTGAAATCTTCCTTGGCCTTTGACAATTTCTTATTCTTTTCTGGATCATTGGCCAAATCGTTACtcaattcttgaaactTCTTGTAAGCTTCATTGTATTGTTGCACTGCATTTTCTCTCTGTACCTTAAAGGACTCGTTAGCTTGATCTTTAGTGGTACTAAAAACCTTACCCAAGTTTTCATATTGCTTGTTGAGTTCGTTTATTGAAGCATCATATTGCTTATTGAACTCCTTAGTCGCCTCGTCCAACTTCTTGCTTGCCAATGATGCCAAATCGtccttcttttgttcaGCTTCATCGGCTTTATTGTTGCCCCAGCTGAGCCAAGagttcttttctttttcggCGTTGGCCCTAGCTTCGTCAGCTTTTTTGCTGCCCCATGACACCAATTCCTCTTTCTTATCTTGAGCTTCATCGGCTTTCTTGTTTCCCCAACTGAACCAAGAGctcttttccttttctgcGTCGGCTTTGACTTCATCAGCTTTCNNNNNNNNNNNNNNNNNNNNNNNNNNNNNNNNNNNNNNNNNNNNNNNNNNNNNNNNNNNNNNNNNNNNNNNNNNNNNNNNNNNNNNNNNNNNNNNNNNNNNNNNNNNNNNNNNNNNNNNNNNNNNNNNNNNNNNNNNNNNNNNNNNNNNNNNNNNNNNNNNNNNNNNNNNNNNNNNNNNNNNNNNNNNNNNNNNNNNNNNNNNNNNNNNNNNNNNNNNNNNNNNNNNNNNNNNNNNNNNNNNNNNNNNNNNNNNNNNNNNNNNNNNNNNNNNNNNNNNNNNNNNNNNNNNNNNNNNNNNNNNNNNNNNNNNNNNNNNNNNNNNNNNNNNNNNNNNNNNNNNNNNNNNNNNNNNNNNNNNNNNNNNNNNNNNNNNNNNNNNNNNNNNNNNNNNNNNNNNNNNNNNNNNNNNNNNNNNNNNNNNNNNNNNNNNNNNNNNNNNNNNNNNNNNNNNNNNNNNNNNNNNNNNNNNNNNNNNNNNNNNNNNNNNNNNNNNNNNNNNNNNNNNNNNNNNNNNNNNNNNNNNNNNNNNNNNNNNNNNNNNNNNNNNNNNNNNNNNNNNNNNNNNNNNNNNNNNNNNNNNNNNNNNNNNNNNNNNNNNNNNNNNNNNNNNNNNNNNNNNNNNNNNNNNNNNNNNNNNNNNNNNNNNNNNNNNNNNNNNNNNNNNNNNNNNNNNNNNNNNNNNNNNNNNNNNNNNNNNNNNNNNNNNNNNNNNNNNNNNNNNNNNNNNNNNNNNNNNNNNNNNNNNNNNNNNNNNNNNNNNNNNNNNNNNNNNNNNNNNNNNNNNNNNNNNNNNNNNNNNNNNNNNNNNNNNNNNNNNNNNNNNNNNNNNNNNNNNNNNNNNNNNNNNNNNNNNNNNNNNNNNNNNNNNNNNNNNNNNNNNNNNNNNNNNNNNNNNNNNNNNNNNNNNNNNNNNNNNNNNNNNNNNNNNNNNNNNNNNNNNNNNNNNNNNNNNNTGTAACTTTTTGGCgtgaaattcaaaaaccGAGTTCTTGTGAATATCCGATCCCTTTAACCTTCCTTCAAAATGTTAAGGGAAATCCACATGtaatattttcaagaattgtCGTCTTTCCAAACTTCAGTTTAGGCTTATTTCATCGACATCGCGCTTCTTCATCTCGGGGGTTTGTCCCTCATTTGGTGAAGAAATCTTACTAGGGAAAGTCTCCGACGTAGAATTATTTTTCCTTTGCCGAGTTTGGTCTGAAATTAGTCGGGGAGTTTAATTCTAACTGACCGAAGCTCAACTGTTTTTCGGTTCAACTAGGACAAGTTAGAAGTGTTGTCGATAGGCCAAAAACCATTTGTCTTGACAAGGAATGTTGAGGTGTGAAACCAGGCCATAAATCTAAATGTAATGAACCTATGAACCTAGatcttggaaaattttattgcaaattgatgcaaataACTGCTCCCATAATAATATCATTGTGAATCACTACTTGTCTGCATCGATAAAGTAAAGTCATCCTACTTTGAGGAAAAAACCTAAAGAGAAACACAAGGGACTTCTGAGATTCGTTTCTAGGAGTTAATTCAACCACTTCAGGAGCTTTTATCCTTTGACGTATATCTCGTTGACACCAGATTCACACACAAAAATATGGTGTTGATAAAGAGATCGTTAAATGGGTAAGatttattttgatattttacTCCTAACCGAGGTAATGCTCCACCATCATAGATGTACTCTATAATCATGAAAGACCTTTGAGCGcacaaaataaaacacaTTACGAAATTAACTTTGTTGTACTGTTTCGCTGTAGTGAACAGCAGCCCCTTCCTTCGACTTATTATTGTGgcaattgattgttgaacaacaactttattttttcaGCCAATTGTTATGTACTTGATACACGTGACAAAAACGTTTTGTGTCCTACAATTTAttaatttattatttttcaCTGATAACAAAGGTTTTATAGCAAGGCATTTTCCACTCTGAAGGATTTTTTACGAAGCGACATCGTCAAACTTATCTCTCAAAACCACCTGTTCAAAGAGgaaattgtttgttttgtacTGACGATTGTGTTGATTTATACACTTGGAAACATGAGCTCGTATGTGAACCGAGGGAAGACCTCTAAAAATACGAGAAAGACTTCAGGTAAACTTGAACATACATTTCCCGACCACGATGATTTTTCCTTAGAAGCCACAGTTGATTATTCCCAAGAAGCCACAACTTCTCCCACAAATAATGCTTCAAATCACAGCTACtttgacaatttgattaACCCTAAAAATAACGATCAAGCTAAATCGACTAACAAGTCACCCAATCGAATTAGGAACTACTCCATCAGCGAGGCATTCAATTACAGTAATAACCTGAATAATCCCAATTTTGATATAAGTGGTCGAAGCTATGTTAGTATGAGCCATAGACCAAGCATACTTGAGAGCACGAGCTCGCCCCAAGTGAATACCGGTGCTGAAGTGCACGAACAAACTGCAAACCTTGCCAACATCGGTGTATTTGAGAACGAGGAAGGAAGTAGTGAAGAAAATATGTATGACGCCCTCATTCCCGAAGAAGAATTCTCCGAGCAATCGaaccatttgaaaatgaggCCATCCCCTATAGGAGGATACGAGAGACCTTCGTCGTCGCCGACCTACTCGAGCATAACTCCCTTGCTTGCTGATCTGCATACCAGCTACACCCATGGAGATGAAGAGGGAATGATAGGGGTACATCAGCCGCTGAAATCGCTGAGTCAGAACGTATCGGACTCCAAAAGACAGTCAGATGTCTCAACAACGCCACAAAGAAGACCATCAATGCCAGAAAAACAACCCGAGCCAAGCCATTTACATCAGTTACTCGTCAAACCGTTTCAGTTTATTCCAGGTGTGTTTTTGGGAACCTTGTTGAACATTTTGGATGGATTGTCTTACGGAATGATCATGTTCCCGATAAGTGAGCCCATTTTTGCCGCTTTGGCACCAGCGGGGCTATCAATGTTCTACATGTCGTGTATTGTGTCCCAGTTGGTATATTCTCTAGGTGGATCGGCATTTAAGGCAGGTATTGGATCTGAAATGATTGAAGTCACTCCATTTTTCCATACTATGGCGTTTAGCATCTCCAAACTGATCATGTCAAACGGCTCCATAGAAAACCAACAGGATGCTATAATTGCAACAACCATTACTTCGTATGCAATTTCCTCTATTGTGACAGGATTGGTCTTTTTTATGCTAGGAAAGTTAAAGTTGGGTGTATTGGTAGGATTCTTTCCTAGACATATTCTTGTTGGCTGTATTGGAGGAGTGGGTTACTTCTTAATAGCCACTGGTATCGAGGTATCATCAAGATTGGAAGGAGGTCTAACTTATAACTACGAAACATTCAAGTATTTGTTTTACAATCATATCACATTGCTAGAATGGACGGTACCACTAGTATTGGCGGTGATTTTGATTGTGCTTCAACATAGAATTCATAATTCATTACTTGTGCCAGTCTATTTCATTGCTGTGTTTGCAATATTCCATTTGATAGTATTGTTAATTCCATCATGGAGTTTGGAAGACGCAAGGAAAATGGGATGGGTGTTTCCTGCAGTAGAGGATGACCAACCTTGGTTTGAGTTTTACGAATTATATAAATTTCAACTAGTAGACTGGTTTTGCATCGTGAGACAGATTCCAACAATGTTGGCATTAACTTTCTTTGGTATCTTGCATGTTCCAATCAATGTGCCCGCTTTGGCAGTGTCAGTCAGAATGGACGATGTTGATGTTAATCGAGAACTAGTTGCCCACGGCTACTCGAATGCTATCTCCGGTTTAGTTGGATCAATCCAAAATTATTTGGTGTACACCAATTCGGTGTTGTTTATTAGGGCTGGTGCAAATGAAAGGCTTGCTGGAATCATGTTAGCAATAGCGACGGCGGCAGTTATGATTGCAGGGCCTGTAGTCATTGGCTATATCCCAGTTTGCGTCGTGGGTGCattgatttatttattaGGTTACGAGCTTCTCAAAGAATCTATATGGGACACTATCGGACGATTGAGGAAGATTGAGTACTCTACTATTATTATAATCGTGGTGACTATGGgtgcaattgattttgttgcaGGAATCGGTATTGGTATTCTTTTAGCGTGCTTATCATTTGTGGTTGAAGCTGCAAGAACCCCAGTCGTACAAGGTATTTACTCCGGTAGTGTTGCCCGATCAACCGTATTGCGCCatccaaaacaacaagagtttttgaaaaacgTGGGCGAGCAGATTTGTATTGTTAAATTGCAAGgaacaatattttttgGATCAATAGGTGGGGTGGAAAAGGAAATAAGGTTGATTTTCGAAACTgacaaatttgacaaaagGCCAGTTaagtttttgataattgatATGAAGGGGGTTATATCCTTGGATTTCTCAGCTGCTGAGGGCTTTAGGAGAATATtaaatttggcaaatgaattcaaaacGCAGTTGATCATATCTGGGGTGagtgaagatgatgatacGATCCAAGGATTGCGTGACGCTGgtctttttgaaaacagcGAACAAAACGATGGCTCATCTCCACCTATTGAACTATTCAGCTCATTGAATTATGCGTTGGAGTGGTGTGAGAactcattt is from Candida orthopsilosis Co 90-125, chromosome 1 draft sequence and encodes:
- a CDS encoding Cpa2 arginine-specific carbamoylphosphate synthetase — its product is MMLRNNIKLLSSGLKLLPRASIPVQRFNFATSADTHENKSIPSINDEALKYAGGDLLKKFKDEHAHKLVDVSKVLVIGSGGLSIGQAGEFDYSGSQAIKALKEANKQSILINPNIATNQTSHALADEIYYLPVTPEYITYIIERERPDGILLTFGGQTGLNVGVKLDKMGVFDRYGVKVLGTPIKTLETSEDRDLFAQALKEIDIPIAESIAVETVDDALKAADSVGYPIIVRSAYSLGGLGSGFAANKDELKNLAAQSLSLAPQILVEKSLKGWKEVEYEVVRDRVGNCITVCNMENFDPLGIHTGDSIVVAPSQTLSDEEYHMLRTAAIKIIRHLGVVGECNVQYALQPDGLDFRVIEVNARLSRSSALASKATGYPLAYTAAKIALGHTLPELPNPVTKTTSANFEPSLDYIVTKIPRWDLSKFQHVKRDIGSAMKSVGEVMAIGRNFEESFQKAIRQIDPSYIGFQGDYFENLDETLQNPTDRRWLAVGQALLHENYSVDKVHDLTKIDKWFLYKLMNIVNMYRELEFVGGLSNVNSDLMSRAKKLGFSDKQIGLCVGALELEVRKVRKDYGIIPFVKKIDTLAAEFPANTNYLYTTYNATSSDIDFNDKGTLVLGSGVYRIGSSVEFDWCAVSTARALRESGKKTIMINYNPETVSTDFDEVDRLYFEELSLERVLDIYELEHSSGVVVSVGGQLPQNIALSLQSNGCNVLGTNPEDIDKAEDRHKFSQILDSIGVDQPAWKELTSIEEAEIFADEVGYPVLVRPSYVLSGAAMSVIKSKDELDAKLSNASKVSRDHPVVISKFIEGAQEIDIDAVANEGQVLVHAVSEHVENAGVHSGDATLVLPPQNLSAVLLNRLKTIADKVAEAWKITGPFNMQIIKNDQDGTLDDEGCELKVIECNIRASRSFPFVSKVLGINFIDVAVKALIKEGVPQPVNLMDQKYDRVATKVPQFSFTRLAGADPFLGVEMASTGEVACFGRDLREAYWTSMQSTMNFHVPLPGQGILFGGDLGNDKLGNVAKELSGLGYNFYTASQPVADYISKNVSEPVEVIDFPKTDKRALREIFQDKNIGAVFNLAKSRAQDLLDEDYVMRRNAIDFAIPLFNEPNTSQLFASCLKVKIQNKTKFDEVPQNVVVPEEVQRWSEFIGGKPV
- a CDS encoding Prs prolyl-tRNA synthetase; protein product: MIHRVPKLYGNQLAKFKLDPSVPTSELLSRVGIVSYPRSGLVNWSKTGLLIQSKISAIIRKHLDSIQFEELGLSLLSYKAGWIKTGRWNQPEIFKLQNGKQEPDFLVVPTCEEEITQYARQALDSYKQLPLKFYQIKEKFRDEKRPRGGLLRGKEFLMKDGYSFDVNEEKALETYRSVVGAYHKIFEELGIPYAKAQADSGDIGGDMSHEWHYLNATGEDTVLSCDSCGHVSNQEKTISFPKDNESATGGDVSVRYFITKDKSTLVCAYYPTGRTLEPKFVQLEVPDIVLDVPEDKAFTEFSQVDELSKRVVRVMDARLNSRSNFPDFPVDFHNRSMITTLTDVPIVLAEGGEICGECDRGTLSEQKAIEVGHTFYLGDKYSKPLGLTVDVPEEGKVVNKTVMMGCYGIGVSRIVAAIAEINRDNDGLRWPRSLAPWEVTVVEATKNDGFGDVYSKMDFDYKLDDRDESLGLKIKQSNMTGIPIVVILGKKLPMVDIEVRGKRRDGQQQEGRYHVHIDNLSHTVNSLLIDM
- a CDS encoding Csp37 plasma membranel protein (incomplete, gene starts within a gap in the genome sequence; similar to C. parapsilosis CPAR2_803090 and C. albicans CSP37); protein product: KADEVKADAEKEKSSWFSWGNKKADEAQDKKEELVSWGSKKADEARANAEKEKNSWLSWGNNKADEAEQKKDDLASLASKKLDEATKEFNKQYDASINELNKQYENLGKVFSTTKDQANESFKVQRENAVQQYNEAYKKFQELSNDLANDPEKNKKLSKAKEDFSKSLEHLKSYGDDVYQDITAKLSELFK